From the Chloroflexota bacterium genome, one window contains:
- a CDS encoding YjbQ family protein, with amino-acid sequence MTVMNKTIHLSTRGDCDMIDITTEIANEIKNSNINNGIATIFISGSTAGITTIEYEDGLISDFKDMWERHAPSNIPYQHDQRWGDGNGHSHVRASLQGPSLVVPFANKKMTLGTWQQIVVVDFDNRPRSRGIIVQLLGE; translated from the coding sequence ATGACGGTAATGAACAAAACCATCCACCTCAGCACCAGAGGGGATTGCGATATGATAGATATAACCACAGAAATAGCCAATGAGATCAAGAACTCTAATATTAATAATGGCATAGCCACCATTTTTATCTCCGGGTCAACCGCAGGCATAACAACTATTGAATACGAGGATGGGCTGATTAGCGATTTCAAGGATATGTGGGAACGGCATGCGCCTTCAAATATACCTTATCAGCATGACCAGAGATGGGGAGATGGTAATGGACACTCTCACGTGAGAGCTTCACTTCAAGGCCCATCGTTGGTCGTACCCTTTGCCAATAAGAAAATGACGCTCGGAACCTGGCAGCAGATTGTAGTGGTAGACTTTGACAATCGCCCCAGGTCCAGAGGAATCATCGTACAGCTTCTAGGCGAATAG